The Glycine soja cultivar W05 chromosome 8, ASM419377v2, whole genome shotgun sequence genome has a window encoding:
- the LOC114422408 gene encoding classical arabinogalactan protein 1-like, with protein sequence MACTTVVLTLVAALLVTSVVAQSPASSPALSPKRTPVATPQKSPSPAISPSAVSPSSSPPAPVVNTPSPSPNSVDSPPSPPQSPSVSPAGVPSVTPSAISAPPTGAPAPSQNGAALNRFTVAGSAAVVVFAAALLM encoded by the coding sequence ATGGCTTGCACCACCGTCGTGTTGACGCTAGTCGCCGCATTGTTGGTAACCTCCGTCGTGGCTCAGTCTCCAGCGTCCTCACCAGCTCTGTCTCCAAAGCGCACCCCCGTCGCCACACCTCAGAAGTCTCCCTCGCCGGCGATTTCTCCCTCCGCCGTGTCGCCGTCGTCCTCTCCTCCCGCTCCGGTGGTGAACACTCCGTCTCCGTCACCAAACTCAGTCGACTCTCCGCCATCTCCTCCGCAGTCTCCGTCCGTGTCACCAGCCGGTGTTCCCTCCGTCACTCCTTCAGCAATCTCCGCTCCTCCCACTGGAGCACCGGCTCCCTCTCAAAACGGTGCCGCTTTGAACAGATTCACTGTTGCTGGATCTGCTGCTGTTGTGGTTTTCGCTGCGGCTTTGCTCATGTAG